Proteins encoded together in one Heterodontus francisci isolate sHetFra1 chromosome 20, sHetFra1.hap1, whole genome shotgun sequence window:
- the phyhiplb gene encoding phytanoyl-CoA hydroxylase-interacting protein-like, translating to MDAHLAHSLSSPTSPCDDMLKNISSLEAIQLCDREGNKSQDSGIAEMEELAVPHNIKISNITCDSFKISWSMEPKYKDRITHYFIDLNKKETKNSNKFKHKDVPTKLVAKAVPLPMTVRGHWFLSPRTEYTVAVQTASKQGDGDYTVSDWSEVVEFCTADYSKVHLTQLMEKAEAISGRMLKFSVFYRNQHREYFDYVREHQGQLMQTSTKDNSGSHGSPISGKLEGIFFSCNTEFNTGKPPHDSPYGRYRYQIPASKLFNQNTNLYFGDFYCMYTAYHYIILVIAPMGSEGDEFCKQRLPQLNIADNKFLTCTEDEGRLVYHHAQDAILEIIYTDPVHLSLGSVAEISGHQLMSLSTANAKKDPSCKTCNISAGR from the exons GAAACAAATCGCAAGACAGTGGCATTGCAGAAATGGAAGAACTTGCTGTTCCACACAACATAAAAATAAGTAATATCACATGTGATTCTTTCAAGATCTCATGGAGCATGGAACCAAAATACAAAGATCGTATCACACATTACTTTATTGATCTTAATAAGAaagaaaccaagaattccaataaGTTCAAGCACAAG GATGTTCCTACTAAACTGGTGGCAAAAGCAGTTCCTCTGCCAATGACAGTGCGTGGTCACTGGTTCTTGAGTCCCAGAACAGAGTACACTGTGGCCGTTCAGACTGCCTCAAAGCAAGGTGATGGAGATTACACCGTTTCTGACTGGAGTGAAGTTGTGGAATTCTGTACTGCAG ACTATTCCAAGGTTCACCTAACACAGTTGATGGAAAAAGCTGAAGCGATTTCAGGGCGCATGTTGAAGTTTTCAGTTTTCTATCGTAACCAGCACAGAGAATACTTTGACTATGTTAG GGAGCACCAAGGACAATTGATGCAAACCTCCACAAAAGATAACAGTGGCAGTCATGGTTCTCCCATCAGCGGGAAACTAGAAGGCATCTTCTTTAGCTGCAACACTGAATTCAACACTGGAAAACCTCCACATGATTCACCTTATGGGAGATACcgctatcagattcctgccagcaaACTCTTCAACCAGAACACTAACCTCTATTTTGGTGACTTTTATTGTATGTATACGGCCTACCACTACATTATTCTTGTTATTGCACCTATGGGATCAGAGGGAGATGAATTCTGCAAGCAGCGACTTCCTCAGCTAAATATTGCAGACAACAAATTCCTGACATGCACTGAGGACGAAGGTAGGCTTGTTTATCATCATGCTCAAGATGCTATTTTAGAAATTATCTACACTGACCCAGTGCATCTCTCTCTTGGTAGTGTGGCTGAGATCAGTGGCCATCAGCTAATGAGTTTATCCACAGCAAATGCAAAAAAAGATCCAAGCTGCAAGACTTGCAACATTAGTGCTGGACGTTAG